In Alcanivorax sp. REN37, one DNA window encodes the following:
- the secE gene encoding preprotein translocase subunit SecE, which yields MSEKAEARTGASPLEAIKWAVVVALIAVAVWGNSFYSDISPLYRFLAIGAIAAVAAFVALQTIQGRAFNQLRKDAMVEMRRVVWPTRQETVQTTLIVLVFVLFVSLLLFFFDWVLSSLVSMVIG from the coding sequence ATGAGTGAAAAAGCAGAGGCCCGTACCGGTGCGTCCCCGCTAGAGGCTATCAAGTGGGCGGTGGTGGTCGCGCTGATCGCCGTGGCGGTGTGGGGCAACAGTTTCTACTCCGACATTTCACCGCTGTACCGCTTCCTTGCCATCGGGGCCATCGCGGCTGTAGCAGCCTTTGTTGCGCTGCAAACCATCCAGGGACGTGCCTTCAACCAGCTGCGCAAAGACGCGATGGTGGAGATGCGGCGGGTGGTGTGGCCAACACGCCAGGAAACAGTCCAGACCACGCTGATCGTGCTGGTGTTCGTACTGTTCGTATCCCTGTTGCTGTTCTTCTTCGACTGGGTGCTGAGCAGTCTCGTATCAATGGTTATTGGATAA